The following are from one region of the Salicibibacter kimchii genome:
- a CDS encoding PP2C family serine/threonine-protein phosphatase → MTNIIEEEHRKGETAIYQKEKHGHSICGDAYYMIENDGYFLVAIADGLGSGENANRSARIAVNIIEKQHAGTSLEGLFVACNEALSHERGVVMTILKIDYASKNIFYGNIGNVGCILSINDGKCYRPIPSSGFLAGRRMTPRTYTYPYDSEVSFVLYSDGAEVHNMRDRFVQYHAAPSEFVQNMVGSNDAICKDDITIISGHMK, encoded by the coding sequence ATGACCAACATTATCGAAGAGGAACATCGAAAAGGGGAAACAGCCATATATCAAAAGGAAAAACATGGCCACTCAATATGTGGTGATGCGTACTATATGATTGAGAATGACGGATATTTTCTCGTTGCCATCGCTGATGGCCTCGGAAGCGGAGAGAACGCCAACCGTTCAGCCCGTATAGCCGTAAACATCATTGAAAAGCAACATGCCGGCACAAGTCTTGAAGGACTGTTTGTTGCGTGTAATGAAGCGCTCAGCCATGAACGGGGCGTCGTGATGACGATTTTAAAAATTGATTATGCCTCAAAAAATATTTTCTATGGGAACATTGGAAATGTCGGTTGCATTTTAAGCATTAATGATGGAAAGTGTTATCGCCCGATCCCGAGTAGCGGTTTTCTTGCCGGGCGCCGGATGACACCGAGAACGTATACCTATCCTTATGATTCTGAAGTTTCGTTTGTTTTATATTCGGATGGTGCAGAGGTGCACAATATGAGAGACCGTTTCGTTCAATATCATGCAGCACCTTCTGAGTTTGTGCAAAATATGGTCGGCTCCAATGATGCTATCTGCAAAGATGACATAACGATTATATCCGGCCATATGAAATGA
- a CDS encoding STAS domain-containing protein, which yields MYSSVINFIYQRKDHYLTRWKEDIDSRAFNDARLSEGLEDELKNEWMDIVLNDSNTEDQSEAERLRRFANRLIHYGLPLGTFIRSLHSLRRMLRNDLAAEYTEERMLEFEARLDDLISNLVDEAAKMRENVINTQNHALKELSVPLIPVFNDISVMSLIGTIDTKRSQYIMENLLEGIVDHRSQVVLIDITGVPVVDTMVAHHIIKVYEAVRLVGAQCILVGIRPEIAQTIINLGIDLSNFSTTSTLQKGVEAALEITNREVRQVQRS from the coding sequence ATGTACTCTTCGGTTATAAATTTTATTTATCAAAGAAAAGATCATTATCTTACTCGATGGAAAGAAGACATTGATTCACGTGCATTTAATGATGCACGACTTTCAGAAGGTCTGGAAGACGAGTTAAAAAATGAATGGATGGATATTGTTTTAAATGACTCCAATACTGAGGACCAAAGTGAAGCAGAGCGGCTGCGGCGCTTCGCTAACCGTTTGATTCATTATGGACTCCCGTTGGGAACTTTCATTCGAAGTTTGCATTCCTTGCGACGTATGCTTAGAAATGATTTGGCCGCAGAATATACGGAAGAGCGTATGTTGGAATTTGAGGCTCGGTTGGATGACTTGATCAGCAATTTGGTGGACGAGGCCGCGAAAATGAGGGAGAACGTCATTAACACACAAAATCATGCGCTCAAGGAGTTGTCCGTTCCCTTGATTCCAGTATTTAATGACATCAGCGTGATGTCTTTAATTGGTACGATTGATACAAAGCGCTCCCAGTATATCATGGAAAATTTATTGGAAGGCATTGTCGACCACCGTTCCCAAGTGGTACTGATCGACATTACCGGCGTACCGGTCGTCGATACGATGGTTGCGCACCATATTATTAAGGTATATGAAGCTGTGCGGCTTGTGGGGGCTCAGTGCATTCTCGTTGGAATACGGCCAGAAATTGCTCAGACGATCATTAATCTGGGTATCGATTTGAGCAATTTCTCGACAACAAGTACGCTGCAAAAGGGCGTTGAAGCAGCCCTAGAAATAACGAATCGTGAAGTACGGCAAGTGCAGCGTTCATAA
- the cmpA gene encoding cortex morphogenetic protein CmpA, which produces MPYWLKKQLEKAYFEKNRYEIVMLNQCWYAYLKRNAQQAL; this is translated from the coding sequence GTGCCTTACTGGCTAAAAAAACAATTGGAAAAAGCCTATTTTGAAAAAAACCGCTATGAGATTGTCATGCTTAACCAATGTTGGTACGCATATTTAAAGCGCAATGCCCAACAGGCTCTATAA
- a CDS encoding PP2C family protein-serine/threonine phosphatase, with translation MEAYQVLQSSYKQILYNFLSQKSEQSLYDAQQFSKKVIEEDIAPEEIVSIHLEVIEELYPTLSPETRKSFEFLLEVMIGYGMAHREHQILKQKQLELESEIDVAASMQDTFLPKEIPQSEIVDIGVISVPASKMNGDYYNIIQPDNESISIAIADIIGKGVPAALCMSMIKYAMDSLPERLMQPGQLLASLNRTVEQNIAAHMFVTMMYASYDLRTHLFSYSGAGHEPGYYYNAKEDRFEELYAKGMALGISRNAQYREYQLGFSPGDYIVLLSDGVTECRAGDEFLEREELTRLLRLYQDKSAQKMVDHVFQDLEQWQDFQLHDDFTLIILRRNV, from the coding sequence ATGGAAGCGTATCAAGTACTGCAAAGCAGCTATAAACAAATTCTCTACAATTTTCTTTCTCAAAAAAGTGAACAAAGCCTGTACGATGCGCAACAATTCAGCAAAAAAGTAATTGAAGAAGATATTGCACCCGAAGAGATAGTAAGCATTCATCTTGAAGTCATTGAAGAGTTATACCCTACTTTGTCACCGGAAACACGGAAGTCTTTCGAGTTTTTGTTGGAAGTGATGATCGGATACGGGATGGCGCACCGCGAACACCAAATCCTAAAACAAAAACAGCTGGAATTGGAGTCGGAAATCGATGTGGCAGCAAGTATGCAAGACACATTTTTGCCCAAGGAAATCCCGCAAAGCGAGATTGTAGACATAGGTGTGATCAGTGTTCCTGCTTCAAAGATGAATGGAGATTATTATAATATCATACAACCTGACAACGAAAGCATCAGTATCGCGATTGCCGATATCATCGGAAAAGGAGTTCCCGCGGCCCTTTGTATGTCGATGATCAAATACGCGATGGACAGCCTCCCCGAAAGATTGATGCAGCCGGGCCAATTGTTAGCAAGTCTAAACCGGACCGTCGAGCAAAACATTGCCGCTCACATGTTTGTAACGATGATGTACGCGTCTTATGATTTACGCACTCATCTTTTTTCCTATTCAGGTGCAGGCCATGAGCCCGGCTATTATTATAATGCTAAAGAAGATCGATTTGAAGAATTATACGCAAAAGGTATGGCCCTTGGCATTTCCCGAAACGCCCAATACAGAGAGTACCAGCTTGGGTTTTCTCCCGGAGATTACATTGTCTTGTTGTCAGATGGCGTTACGGAATGCAGAGCAGGCGATGAATTTTTGGAACGGGAGGAGCTGACAAGACTCCTTCGCCTATACCAAGACAAAAGCGCGCAGAAAATGGTCGACCATGTATTTCAAGACTTGGAACAATGGCAGGACTTCCAACTTCATGATGATTTTACCCTTATTATTTTACGACGAAACGTTTAA
- a CDS encoding STAS domain-containing protein — protein MNLDVKTETLSNETKMFVSGEIDAHTASQLKEALMPLVEQPESSVTVDLRGVDYIDSTGLGIFVGALKSTDQNNGRLRLVSLNERVKRLFSITGLDEVIDIEERRESAGK, from the coding sequence ATGAACCTGGATGTGAAGACAGAAACGCTAAGCAATGAAACGAAAATGTTCGTATCAGGGGAAATTGATGCTCATACAGCTTCGCAATTAAAAGAAGCGTTAATGCCTTTGGTCGAACAACCGGAGTCATCGGTCACCGTTGATCTGCGAGGCGTCGACTACATTGATAGTACGGGTCTCGGGATTTTTGTCGGTGCACTGAAATCGACGGATCAGAATAATGGAAGGTTACGCCTCGTATCCCTTAATGAGCGAGTGAAGCGTCTTTTTTCGATCACCGGGCTTGATGAAGTGATCGACATTGAGGAGCGAAGGGAGAGTGCCGGAAAATGA
- a CDS encoding STAS domain-containing protein produces the protein MRIPILKLGKYLLISVQVELDDQTALQFQEDLLNRIHEEGSEGIVVDLTSVEMIDSYIAKVIGDVVEMSNLMGAKVVLTGIQPSVAITLVEMGITLSEVPTALNLEQGLEKLQQELEG, from the coding sequence ATGAGAATACCGATATTAAAACTAGGGAAGTATTTACTAATTTCTGTGCAAGTAGAACTGGATGATCAGACAGCACTTCAATTCCAAGAGGACCTGTTAAATCGTATCCATGAAGAAGGTTCCGAGGGCATCGTTGTTGACTTGACATCCGTTGAGATGATCGATTCCTATATTGCAAAAGTAATCGGAGACGTCGTCGAAATGTCCAATCTAATGGGTGCGAAAGTCGTCTTAACCGGTATACAGCCAAGTGTTGCCATTACATTAGTTGAGATGGGTATTACATTGAGCGAAGTTCCGACAGCATTAAATTTGGAGCAAGGGCTTGAGAAATTGCAACAGGAATTGGAGGGTTGA
- a CDS encoding anti-sigma regulatory factor yields MRTQSSVEIGTEWGIVSARQVGRELSKEIGFNNVDQARIATAISELARNIYLYTENGLIGLEVVEQGHSKGIKIVARDEGPGIENLREAMTDGHSSSNGLGAGLPGVKRLMNEFDIESELGKGTVITATKWLR; encoded by the coding sequence ATGCGCACTCAATCCTCTGTTGAAATTGGGACGGAATGGGGCATCGTATCGGCTCGTCAAGTCGGGCGAGAGCTTTCAAAAGAAATAGGTTTTAACAATGTGGACCAGGCTCGAATAGCTACAGCTATATCGGAGTTGGCACGAAATATTTATCTATATACAGAGAATGGCTTGATAGGGTTGGAAGTTGTGGAACAAGGGCACTCAAAAGGGATTAAAATTGTTGCCCGCGACGAAGGGCCGGGCATCGAAAATTTACGGGAGGCCATGACGGATGGTCATTCCTCCTCAAACGGATTGGGGGCAGGGCTTCCCGGGGTAAAACGGTTAATGAATGAGTTTGATATTGAATCCGAACTCGGCAAGGGGACAGTCATTACTGCAACTAAATGGCTTCGGTAG
- the sigB gene encoding RNA polymerase sigma factor SigB, whose translation MESKQKQSTNINEAQIYRWIESFQQNPTEEIQTALIRHYESLVQSLARKFSRGQGHDDDLYQVGMIGLLAALRRFDSSYKRSFESFAVPTIVGEIKRFIRDKTWSVHVPRRIKELGPRIKNAVEELTTEYQRSPQVSEIAAYLEVTEEEVLETMEMGKSYQALSVDRSIEADAEGSEVTLLDLVGSTEEGFEKTDQRLLLEKAFTVLTEREQEILRCTYFDNLSQKETGERLDISQMHVSRLQRRALDKLRDSIRVEPSECL comes from the coding sequence ATGGAATCGAAGCAGAAACAATCAACAAACATCAATGAAGCACAAATTTATAGATGGATTGAAAGTTTTCAACAAAACCCGACAGAAGAGATTCAAACAGCATTAATCCGTCACTACGAGTCACTCGTCCAATCGCTTGCGCGTAAATTTTCCCGGGGCCAAGGGCACGATGATGATCTTTATCAAGTCGGTATGATCGGTTTGCTCGCTGCACTTCGCCGTTTTGACTCTTCCTACAAGCGGTCCTTTGAGTCCTTCGCCGTACCTACGATCGTTGGCGAAATCAAGCGGTTTATCAGGGATAAAACGTGGAGTGTCCACGTGCCCCGCCGCATAAAAGAACTAGGGCCAAGGATCAAAAATGCAGTGGAAGAGTTAACGACTGAATACCAACGTTCGCCACAAGTATCGGAAATCGCTGCTTATTTGGAGGTTACGGAAGAAGAAGTGCTGGAAACGATGGAAATGGGCAAGAGCTATCAAGCGCTTTCCGTGGACCGTTCCATAGAAGCGGATGCCGAAGGCAGCGAAGTAACGTTGTTGGACCTTGTAGGCTCCACAGAAGAAGGCTTTGAAAAGACCGATCAACGCCTTCTTTTGGAAAAAGCGTTTACCGTTCTCACCGAACGTGAACAGGAAATTTTGCGTTGCACCTATTTTGACAACCTAAGTCAAAAAGAGACAGGAGAACGCCTTGACATCTCGCAAATGCATGTCTCCCGTCTGCAACGGCGAGCACTGGATAAATTACGTGATTCGATCCGCGTCGAACCATCGGAGTGTCTGTGA
- a CDS encoding CopG family ribbon-helix-helix protein, which produces MNVYEWCVQGVSNLSQENGRQIMISLPNYLLQEVDRMTKRDGLNRSDFIHQAATKYLHERKQVVRESMQKGYIEMATINLNIADESFQLEEEAESQVHHTNIRGVQL; this is translated from the coding sequence ATGAACGTGTACGAATGGTGTGTGCAGGGGGTATCCAACTTGTCCCAAGAAAACGGTAGACAAATTATGATTAGCCTTCCGAACTATTTATTACAAGAGGTGGACCGAATGACGAAACGCGATGGGTTAAACCGCAGTGATTTTATTCACCAAGCGGCGACAAAGTATTTGCATGAGCGTAAACAGGTTGTGCGAGAATCCATGCAAAAAGGCTATATTGAGATGGCTACCATTAACTTAAACATCGCCGATGAGTCGTTTCAGCTGGAAGAAGAAGCAGAGTCACAAGTTCATCACACGAATATCAGAGGGGTCCAACTTTAG
- a CDS encoding SprT family protein, with protein MNDEQLQRFTEELSIRYFQKPFRHEIRFNSRLRTTGGRYMLTSHDIEINPKHEENFGREELEAIIKHELCHYHLHLEGRGYQHKDKDFKHLLKKVGGSRHCQTVPGMRRTLPVKYYYRCTDCDRVYPRKRAMDTARYVCGACRGRLKKS; from the coding sequence ATGAATGACGAGCAGCTGCAACGCTTCACGGAAGAATTGTCCATTCGCTATTTTCAGAAGCCATTTCGGCATGAGATCCGCTTTAACTCCCGGCTAAGGACAACCGGCGGTCGCTATATGCTTACAAGCCATGATATTGAAATTAATCCGAAACACGAGGAAAATTTCGGGCGAGAAGAATTAGAGGCCATCATCAAACATGAACTTTGCCATTATCACCTTCACTTAGAGGGCAGAGGCTATCAACATAAAGACAAAGATTTTAAACACTTGCTCAAAAAAGTGGGTGGGTCCAGGCATTGCCAAACCGTTCCCGGCATGAGAAGAACATTGCCGGTAAAATATTATTATCGATGTACCGATTGTGACCGTGTTTATCCACGGAAGCGAGCGATGGATACAGCCCGGTATGTATGCGGGGCTTGTCGGGGTAGACTAAAAAAATCATGA
- a CDS encoding nicotianamine synthase family protein, whose amino-acid sequence MNVSLFKNEQKDEILAFYKYAYHILKREKDLSPANPLINQTLSNLVHKLSTPIEDAHMILDNPYIQEIKDDMIEHLAAAECDMETYFGSYFAENASSLSDLSSFLYWDNYKELTETEVNKLYDLPFSWKELNHICFIGAGALPLSPLLMSTKLHATIDCLDIEKSAYSVGNALIHRLHKDEQLFYKYKDGEAFNYQDTDLVVIASLVPNKELIIEQIRRTNPNTIIALRSAENLHTLLYHPINIAIIEQLGYQLIGNTVANSFIINSTLFFAYQ is encoded by the coding sequence ATGAATGTTTCTTTATTCAAAAATGAGCAAAAAGATGAAATCCTAGCCTTTTATAAATATGCCTACCATATTTTAAAAAGAGAAAAAGATCTATCCCCTGCCAACCCCTTGATTAACCAAACGTTATCAAATCTAGTCCATAAGCTTTCTACACCTATTGAGGATGCCCATATGATCCTCGATAACCCGTATATCCAGGAAATAAAAGACGATATGATTGAACACCTTGCTGCCGCTGAATGTGATATGGAAACATACTTTGGGTCTTACTTTGCAGAAAATGCTTCTTCTTTGTCGGATCTTTCTTCTTTTTTGTATTGGGACAATTACAAGGAACTGACAGAAACAGAAGTAAATAAGTTATATGACCTTCCTTTTTCTTGGAAAGAACTCAATCATATCTGTTTTATAGGGGCGGGTGCTCTACCATTAAGTCCCCTTTTAATGTCAACAAAATTACATGCTACGATCGATTGTTTGGATATCGAGAAGTCGGCCTACTCAGTGGGAAATGCTCTGATACATCGACTCCATAAAGATGAACAATTATTCTATAAATATAAAGATGGGGAAGCATTTAATTATCAAGATACCGATCTGGTTGTTATAGCTAGTTTAGTACCGAACAAAGAGTTGATCATTGAACAAATTCGCCGCACTAATCCAAACACCATAATCGCATTGCGTTCAGCCGAGAACCTTCACACTTTGCTATATCACCCTATTAACATAGCAATAATAGAACAATTAGGTTATCAATTAATAGGAAACACCGTTGCTAACTCATTTATTATTAATTCAACCTTATTTTTTGCATACCAATAA
- the rsbW gene encoding anti-sigma B factor RsbW: protein MTDYEECIEMKVPARPEYVGVVRLTVSGVANRVGYTYDEIEDIKVAIAEACTNVVDHAYNDEGLISLQFLVHDQFVEFKIADDGKNVDVEELKKYRGPIKPGEPIQQLSEGGLGLFLIETLMDDVEIKKDKGVAIVMKKYFQKDGVAHGANGIEAETINKHQ, encoded by the coding sequence ATGACTGATTACGAGGAATGCATTGAAATGAAGGTACCTGCCAGACCTGAATATGTGGGTGTGGTCAGACTGACGGTTTCAGGGGTTGCGAATCGAGTTGGATACACCTATGATGAAATTGAGGATATTAAAGTAGCGATTGCCGAAGCTTGTACGAATGTCGTTGATCACGCTTACAATGATGAAGGTTTAATTTCTTTACAGTTTCTTGTCCATGATCAATTTGTCGAGTTCAAAATTGCGGACGACGGGAAAAACGTGGATGTTGAGGAACTAAAAAAATACAGGGGTCCGATTAAGCCAGGTGAGCCTATCCAACAACTTAGCGAAGGAGGGCTAGGCCTTTTCCTTATCGAAACATTAATGGATGACGTCGAAATAAAAAAAGACAAAGGCGTAGCCATTGTAATGAAGAAGTACTTTCAAAAGGATGGGGTAGCGCATGGGGCCAATGGAATCGAAGCAGAAACAATCAACAAACATCAATGA
- a CDS encoding Tex family protein, producing MDTEKTIGRIARGITMDQRYVKSIIDLHEDGNTIPFIARYRKEQTGNADELKIREVLDQWQYANQLHDRQQEVLRLIDEQGKLTDELARAVQSANKLQDVEDIYRPYKQKRRTKATIAKEKGLEPFAAHLFQLPREIDVEREADTYMNHDEDLSDRAAVMEGAQNIIAEWTADDPAVRQSLRQLTFQHGLLQTTRKKNAEDEAGTYEMYYEYAEQINRMPEHRILAVNRGEKENVLKVNVDTDASFLINKIENFMIKRFGSPAVPVVQEAIKDGYKRLIAPAVEREIRNELTEKAETRAIRVFSENLKQLLLQPPFLGKTVLGIDPAYRTGCKWAVIDETGKMLEIGVFYPTPPNNETEKAAKTLESLLEKYDCKVIAIGNGTASQETELFVSDFLSESGSDAAYVIINEAGASVYSASKIAREEFPDLEVEERSAVSIARRLQDPLSELVKIDPKSIGVGQYQHDVSAKSLGSSLDFVVETAVNQVGVDVNTASQSLLQHVSGLNKTVAHQIVKYREDNGKYVARTQLNDVPRLGAKTFEQAAGFLRITDGDEPLDRTPIHPESYAATKQLLQEMDVLENALGSDTIQEKVEQLDISEASRQLDIGTMTLQDITEALSRPNRDPREDLPQPLLKTGVMAMEDLEKGMELQGTVRNVVDFGAFIDVGVKEDGLVHISKLANRFVKHPQEVVAVGDIVTVWVEDVDLKKGRIALTMIKERQ from the coding sequence ATCGATACGGAAAAGACGATCGGGCGGATTGCCCGTGGCATAACAATGGACCAACGATACGTAAAATCCATTATTGATTTGCATGAGGATGGGAATACGATTCCTTTTATCGCCCGTTATCGGAAGGAACAAACCGGAAACGCGGATGAACTAAAAATTCGGGAAGTGCTTGATCAATGGCAATATGCGAACCAGCTTCACGATCGGCAGCAGGAGGTCCTTCGCTTAATTGACGAGCAAGGAAAACTTACCGATGAGTTGGCCAGGGCGGTTCAATCAGCAAACAAGCTTCAGGACGTAGAAGACATCTATCGCCCCTATAAGCAAAAAAGACGCACAAAAGCTACGATTGCCAAAGAAAAAGGGTTGGAGCCTTTTGCGGCACACCTTTTCCAATTGCCGCGCGAGATCGACGTGGAACGGGAAGCGGATACATACATGAACCATGATGAGGATCTTAGCGACCGGGCCGCAGTGATGGAAGGTGCGCAAAACATTATCGCAGAATGGACGGCAGACGATCCGGCCGTTCGCCAAAGCCTTCGCCAGCTGACGTTTCAACATGGACTATTACAGACGACCCGCAAGAAGAATGCGGAAGATGAAGCAGGTACATATGAAATGTATTACGAATATGCCGAGCAGATCAACCGGATGCCTGAACATCGAATTTTAGCGGTAAACCGGGGAGAAAAGGAAAACGTTCTAAAAGTAAACGTGGATACCGATGCCTCGTTTTTAATCAACAAAATAGAAAACTTCATGATCAAGCGGTTTGGCTCTCCGGCTGTCCCTGTGGTTCAGGAGGCGATAAAGGATGGGTATAAACGTTTGATTGCCCCGGCCGTTGAACGGGAGATACGAAATGAATTAACCGAAAAAGCGGAAACTCGGGCCATTCGTGTATTTTCGGAGAACCTCAAACAATTATTGCTGCAACCGCCGTTCTTGGGAAAAACGGTACTCGGCATTGACCCAGCCTATCGAACCGGGTGCAAATGGGCGGTTATTGATGAAACCGGGAAGATGTTGGAAATCGGTGTTTTTTATCCCACACCTCCGAACAATGAAACAGAAAAAGCAGCAAAAACGTTAGAATCCTTGTTGGAAAAGTACGATTGTAAAGTTATTGCCATTGGGAACGGTACGGCTTCCCAGGAAACGGAATTATTCGTTTCGGATTTTCTTTCCGAATCAGGTTCCGATGCAGCCTATGTGATCATTAATGAAGCAGGTGCAAGCGTTTATTCTGCTTCAAAAATCGCCCGCGAGGAATTCCCTGATTTGGAAGTAGAGGAACGTAGCGCGGTTTCGATCGCGAGAAGACTCCAGGACCCTCTTTCTGAACTTGTGAAAATCGATCCCAAATCGATCGGTGTCGGCCAGTATCAACATGATGTGAGTGCAAAATCGTTGGGCAGCTCCCTTGATTTCGTTGTGGAAACGGCGGTTAACCAAGTGGGCGTCGATGTGAATACAGCCTCCCAAAGCTTGCTTCAACATGTGTCGGGGTTGAATAAAACGGTTGCGCATCAAATTGTCAAATACCGTGAAGATAATGGAAAATACGTAGCGAGAACACAACTGAACGACGTTCCTCGCTTAGGGGCAAAAACATTTGAGCAAGCAGCCGGTTTCTTGCGAATTACAGACGGAGACGAGCCTCTCGACCGAACACCGATCCACCCGGAAAGTTATGCGGCAACCAAACAGTTGTTACAGGAAATGGACGTTCTCGAGAATGCCCTTGGGTCAGACACGATTCAAGAAAAAGTGGAGCAACTTGATATTTCCGAAGCGTCGAGACAATTGGACATTGGAACGATGACGTTGCAAGATATCACGGAAGCACTGTCCCGTCCGAATCGAGATCCTCGTGAAGACTTGCCGCAACCGCTGTTAAAAACGGGCGTTATGGCGATGGAGGACCTGGAGAAAGGAATGGAGCTCCAAGGAACCGTTCGAAATGTCGTCGATTTTGGCGCATTTATTGACGTCGGTGTAAAAGAAGACGGTCTTGTGCATATTTCGAAGCTTGCCAACCGATTTGTTAAGCATCCACAAGAGGTGGTTGCTGTTGGGGACATTGTTACCGTGTGGGTGGAGGATGTTGATTTAAAAAAGGGAAGAATTGCACTGACAATGATAAAGGAAAGGCAATGA
- a CDS encoding phage integrase SAM-like domain-containing protein, producing MIYKRENGKYRIQIDLGISAITGKRKRISKTAETKKEAKRLHRKLEDQYINKNSISDKNLSFTAIKNLYMEEYELHHKSDYHQIKNYSIDKHILPYFKKCNLKKVTSDDIREFQQFLIDSGLQNKTINNNMIILSEIFNKAIEQKNH from the coding sequence ATGATATATAAAAGAGAAAACGGAAAGTATCGTATTCAAATTGATCTAGGAATATCTGCTATAACCGGGAAAAGAAAAAGAATCTCAAAAACAGCAGAAACAAAAAAGGAAGCCAAAAGGCTTCACCGAAAACTTGAAGATCAGTATATAAATAAAAATAGCATCAGTGACAAAAATCTAAGCTTCACAGCAATCAAAAATCTGTATATGGAGGAATACGAACTACACCATAAAAGTGATTACCATCAAATTAAAAATTACAGCATAGACAAGCATATTTTGCCCTATTTTAAAAAATGCAATTTAAAAAAGGTGACGTCAGATGACATACGAGAATTTCAACAGTTCCTTATTGATTCCGGGTTACAAAACAAAACCATCAATAATAATATGATCATTCTTAGCGAAATCTTTAATAAAGCTATTGAACAAAAGAATCATTGA
- a CDS encoding IS3 family transposase (programmed frameshift): protein MTQRIRRSFSKEFKEQIVQLHASGKPRAEIIKEYELTPSAFDKWVRQHRASGSFEEKDNRSPEEEELITLRKRNQQLEMENDIFKASRADHGTKVDVIRNNCHKYSVSAMGDVLQIPRSTYYYEAKARANQDEELPTLIVDIFKSNRRVYGQRKIKKELEKLDWTVSRRRIGRIMKEQGLVSKYTVAQFKPSKTACNESAVGNTLNREFDQDQELKVIVSDLTYVRVQQKWHYICVLVDLYNREIIGHSAGPHKSAALVQRAFASVKHNLIRLELFHTDRGSEFKNQLIDQALETFGIERSLSEKGTPYDNAVAEATFKTIKTEFVHGSIFLNQRELDLELFDYVHWFNHIRIHGSLDYLTPIEYKSMNL, encoded by the exons ATGACCCAACGAATCAGAAGAAGTTTTTCAAAAGAATTCAAAGAACAAATCGTACAGCTGCACGCCTCAGGAAAACCTCGAGCCGAAATAATCAAAGAATACGAGCTGACGCCATCTGCTTTTGATAAGTGGGTTCGCCAACATCGAGCCAGCGGTTCATTTGAAGAAAAAGACAATCGTTCTCCTGAAGAAGAAGAGCTCATCACGCTTCGTAAGAGAAATCAACAGTTAGAAATGGAAAATGATATTT TTAAAGCAAGCCGCGCTGATCATGGGACGAAAGTAGATGTGATTCGGAACAACTGTCACAAATACTCTGTATCAGCAATGGGCGACGTCCTACAAATTCCTAGAAGTACCTATTATTACGAAGCAAAAGCTCGTGCTAACCAAGATGAAGAATTGCCAACATTGATCGTGGACATCTTTAAAAGCAACCGAAGGGTTTATGGCCAAAGAAAGATCAAGAAAGAGCTTGAAAAACTGGACTGGACCGTGTCACGCCGTCGTATCGGACGCATCATGAAAGAACAAGGATTGGTGTCAAAGTATACAGTCGCCCAGTTTAAGCCGTCTAAAACAGCTTGTAACGAATCAGCGGTTGGGAATACATTAAACCGAGAATTCGACCAGGACCAAGAACTCAAGGTCATTGTGAGTGATTTAACCTACGTTCGTGTTCAACAGAAATGGCATTATATCTGTGTGCTCGTCGATTTATATAACCGTGAAATCATCGGCCATAGTGCCGGTCCTCATAAGAGCGCAGCTTTAGTTCAACGTGCCTTTGCATCGGTCAAACACAACTTAATCCGCCTCGAATTGTTCCACACCGATCGAGGCAGCGAGTTTAAGAATCAACTGATCGATCAGGCATTAGAAACCTTTGGCATTGAACGATCCTTAAGTGAAAAAGGAACGCCGTATGACAACGCTGTCGCTGAAGCTACGTTTAAGACCATCAAAACTGAGTTCGTTCATGGTTCTATCTTCCTTAACCAACGCGAACTTGACCTTGAACTTTTTGATTACGTTCATTGGTTCAATCATATTCGAATTCATGGATCACTAGATTACTTAACACCAATAGAATACAAGTCTATGAACCTTTAA